The following coding sequences lie in one Desulfatiglans sp. genomic window:
- a CDS encoding MFS transporter has translation MSDNKVDIISGETEKSVDTPKMHTFSILSLIYFIIAHMAHHLLTALPQPMLPYMQQEFKLNYTKAATITSAFSISGGLSQLPAGWLADRIGPTFLITMGIVGVAIGGLFVGLSMNYWMVIGALVFMGLMSGGYHPASTPLIAMSVPPHLKGRAIGLHLVGGNSSFLFAPLIAAEVAGMWGWRGAYLTLAVPTAVLGTMFFFYLNKRYGKAHIEAMKKKQTEEKPPQPGYKRRLWAFLIMMVLGGGAGATVHSFLSLYTANELGATNEQAARVLAWVFMHGIYGGFIGGFISDKIGSAKVIIATDILGGLLIFGLVGVQEYNVAYIAVLISLGLVHAIRFPVAEVFIMGQSPAKHRSMIYGIYYSTMQYTGAIFAPIMGHFIDIYGFHTMFTFSAYAVTAVAFITAFFIYDAKD, from the coding sequence ATGTCTGATAATAAGGTTGATATAATTTCAGGAGAGACAGAAAAGAGTGTAGACACACCAAAAATGCACACATTTTCAATTTTATCCCTGATCTATTTTATAATTGCACATATGGCACATCACCTCTTAACTGCACTTCCGCAGCCAATGCTTCCCTATATGCAGCAGGAGTTTAAACTGAATTATACAAAAGCAGCTACAATTACCTCTGCTTTTTCCATCTCAGGCGGTCTGTCACAACTACCGGCTGGATGGCTTGCTGACCGTATTGGGCCGACATTCCTTATAACGATGGGCATAGTGGGTGTTGCTATCGGAGGTCTGTTTGTCGGGTTATCCATGAATTACTGGATGGTTATAGGTGCACTTGTCTTTATGGGGCTTATGTCAGGAGGCTATCATCCTGCATCAACTCCCCTGATTGCCATGTCCGTTCCGCCTCACTTAAAAGGAAGGGCCATAGGGTTACATCTTGTAGGTGGTAACAGCAGCTTTCTCTTTGCCCCGCTTATTGCCGCTGAAGTGGCAGGTATGTGGGGATGGAGAGGAGCCTATCTTACTCTGGCGGTTCCAACTGCGGTGCTTGGCACCATGTTCTTTTTCTATCTGAACAAAAGATATGGGAAGGCACATATAGAGGCAATGAAAAAGAAACAGACAGAAGAGAAACCCCCACAGCCGGGGTATAAGAGGCGTTTGTGGGCATTTCTTATCATGATGGTTCTTGGCGGGGGTGCAGGCGCTACCGTCCATTCATTCCTGAGTTTGTATACGGCAAATGAACTTGGGGCCACGAATGAACAGGCAGCCAGGGTTCTTGCTTGGGTCTTTATGCATGGCATATATGGCGGGTTTATAGGTGGATTCATATCGGACAAGATAGGCAGTGCAAAGGTTATAATTGCTACCGATATCCTTGGAGGACTCCTGATATTCGGTCTAGTTGGAGTTCAGGAGTACAATGTCGCATACATAGCTGTTCTTATTTCTCTAGGGCTTGTTCATGCAATCAGATTCCCGGTTGCAGAGGTCTTTATAATGGGCCAGTCACCTGCAAAACACCGCTCAATGATATACGGGATATATTATTCAACTATGCAATATACCGGTGCCATCTTTGCGCCTATCATGGGGCATTTTATTGATATATATGGTTTCCATACCATGTTTACATTCTCAGCCTATGCAGTCACAGCAGTTGCCTTTATTACTGCATTTTTTATATATGATGCGAAGGACTGA